AAGACCGCGGCATGCGTCAGATCCTATGCCATGGACATACCCTCCGTATGTGTGGACACCCATGTCCACAGGATAGCGAATCTCATGGGACTGGTAGACACCAAGAATCCTGAGGAGACCGAGTACGCGCTGATGGACATGACCTACGAAGACCGCTGGTCGGACATCAACAGGTATCTGGTCAGGCACGGGCAGGTCGTATGTCTTCCAAACCACCCCCACTGCGAGAGATGCAAGATCATTGATTACTGCAAGCACGGCAGAAAGACGATGAAAGAATCCTCTAAGAAAAAGTCCTAAAAGGACAATCATCTTTTATTGCGACCAGCGTATAACCTGCCTGATGCATGAAGTATCTGTCGTAGCCACCCTGGTCGATGCGGTAATAAAGGAACTGCAGAAGTACAAGGTGACGAAGGTCAACAGCGTCACGGTCACCATCGGGGACCTCACCAATCTAGGAGAGGAACAGATGTCCTTCGCTTACGAGATCGTAACACGCGGTACGATCCTTGAAGGCTCCGAATTCATAATCGAGCATGAACCGATAGAGCTTGAGTGCAAAACATGCAATTTCAGAGGACCGGCCAAAATCCTCAAGGACCCGGATTTCGACACACACTCGATCCCGGTTTTGGCATGCCCGGCTTGCGGAGGCCCGGTCAACGTCGTGAAAGGTCAATCATGCGTTGTCAAATGCATGGACATCGAGGAGGCAGAATGATGTTCAAATACAGGGACGAACAGACAGCGAAGAAGATCCTGGAAGGGATCAAGAACATGGGTGTCGAAGCAAAGTTCATGCACATATGCGGAACACACCAGGACACCATCGTCCGTTTCGGACTGGAGCAGATGCTCAACGATGTCGGCATCGAGATCGCCCAAGGACCTGGTTGTCCGGTGTGCGTGACCACCAGCCAGGAGATCGCAGATGCCATAACACTGGCCAGGAACGGAGTCACGGTCACAGCGTTCGGAGACCTCATGAGGGTCCCCACCACCATCGGTTCGCTATTCCAAGCAAAGTCCGAAGGCGCCGACGTGAGGATCGTCTATTCCATCGACGACGCAGTACAGATGGCAAGGGACCAGCCCGACAAACCGCTGGTCTTCGTCGGTGTGGGATTCGAGACCACCGCCCCATCCACCTGTGTCCCTCTTCACAAAGACAAATGTCCTGAGAACTTCAGTATTTACAGCTGCCACAGGATCTGCCCCCCTGTGCTCAAGACCATATTCGACTTGGGCGAATCCCACATCCAGGGACTCATAGAGCCTGGCCACGTAGCAGTTGTCACCGGAACGGACATGTTCAAACCGTTCTCCGAAGGACCTTACAACATGCCCCAGGTCGTTTCTGGATTCGAACCCCTTGACCTGCTGATGTCCGTCTACATGCTTTGCAAGCAGATAAGGGACGGAAGACATGAGGTCGAGAACGAATACACCAGACTGGTAAGGAAGGAAGGCAATCCCATCGCGATGAAGCTCATCGAGGACACTTTCGACCCCGTTGACCGCCACTGGAGGGGATTCCCGTTGGTACCCAAGTCCGCTCTGGCCTTGAAACCCCAGTTCGCCGATCACGACGCAACGAAGGTCCACGAGGACATATTGAAGAACACCCCCGAGGTCGATGCCGAGGCAAAGGGATGCAAATGCGGAGATGTCCTCAGAGGCTTGATCAAATCCGAACAGTGTCCGATGTTCGGCAAGGTCTGCAAGCCCACCAACCCAATGGGACCTTGTATGGTCTCTGCCGAAGGAAACTGCAGCATCTCATACAGACTCGGAAACAAGAGGCTCTGAACATGACACAATTAATGACCGATCTCCATCTCAACAAGCGCATACTCATCGTCACAAACGATTCCAAGGTATTCAAGGACAAGAACAAACTGCTCTCGGCATTCGAGATGTTCGAGGGACGCGCAACGGAAGTTAAGAACCTCGTTGCCCGCTTGGACCTGGCCAAGGATGAGAAGGGAGGAAAGCTCTGTGACGTATCCTACGGAGTTATCACAGCACGTTACGGATTTGTCCCCGGCAACTACATGATCACTGGATACGACGAGACCATGGACACCAGGGAGGAGTTCATGGCGGTGGATGAGAAGAAGCAGTTCGTCGATCAGGTGTCATATCTCACAAGACCATTCGACAAGGTCATCTTCTGCATCCCGAAGGAGATGTTCAGATTGTTCCTCGAGGCCGACCACATCGACAATGGCAAGCTGATAGCCGTCACCAACCCCGAATTCGAGAAGGATTGTCTGGACAGGGATTGGATCTATCTGGAGAGGAAGGGTGCCCGTGTCGGCAACGAGAATGCCGACAGGATCGAGGAGCTCATAAGGGAACTCTGCAAACAGTGATCCCCATGAGGGTCGACGAGCTTGAGATATCCGACAGGGTCGCAGAGGCCCTGATGGATAAGGGTTTCGTTAACCTGCATCCGCCCCAAGCCGAGGCTATTCCCATAGCCCTGAGAGGAGACAACCTCGTCGTGGCCATCCCGACCGCGAGCGGTAAATCGCTGATCGGTTACATCCCTGCTCTGGAGCTCATGGTCTCCAAAGGGAAGAAGGTACTCTACATCGTACCTCTCAAGGCATTGGCCTCCGAGAAAAAGGATGATTTTGACAGATTCAAGGAACTGGGCATAAGAACACATATGAGCACCGGCGACCTGGATTCTGACGACAGGAACCTGGCCGATGCCGATGTCCTGGTCGCGACGTCTGAGAAGGCGGATTCGATGATCCGTCACGGCAGTGAATGGATGAAGGATGTGGGACTGGTCATCGCCGACGAGATCCATCTCATACATGACCCCGGAAGAGGGCCGACTCTCGAAGTAATCCTGACCAAACTTATGCGCAGGAACAGGGACCTTCAGATCATCGCGTTATCCGCCACGATGTCGAACGCGTTCGACCTTGCAGAATGGCTGCATGCCAAACTAGTTGAGAGCGACTGGAGACCTATCCCTCTTAAGGAAGGCGTGTACTATGATGGGCGCATAAAGTTCGATGACGGGACCTCTAGAGAAGTTGGATCCGATGGGGAAGATGTATGGAGCATCGTCAAACAAGCGATCCAAGACGGAGGTCAAAGCCTCATCTTCGTGAACTCCAGACGTTCAACGGAAGCATTGGCTGTCAAGTATTCCAAGAAAATGAGCGAGCTCGCCGGAAGAAGCCTCACACAGGCAGAGGCCGCCCTCCTGGAAGGGGATTCCGAATCCACGGCCACAGGCAGGAAACTGTCATCCTGTGTCAAATGCGGCATAGCATTCCACAACGCAGGCCTCACTTCCAGACAGAGGAAGTATGTCGAGGATAACTTCCGCAACGGACAGATCAAGTGCATCGTGGCCACACCCACACTAGCAGCAGGAATTAACCTGCCTGCAAGGAGGGTCGTCGTGAGGGATACGACACGTTACGAGACGAATTACGGGAACTCCCCGATCTCCGTGATGGAGATCAAACAGATGTGCGGGCGTGCGGGAAGACCCGGATACGATCCGTATGGAGAAGCGGTATTGATAGCCAAGAGCGAAACAGACTTCGACCACCTTATGGAGGATTACGTCCAGCACGATACAGAGCGTCTCACCTCGAAACTGTTCAACGAGAAGATCCTCAGAAGCCATGTGCTAGGACTCCTTGCCACAGGGGACGCGGACAGCGAGGAGAGTATAATCGATTTCCTGAAGGAGACTTTCTTCGGGACCGTATCTCAGCTGTTCGGGATAGAGAGCGTGGTGGAAGGCATTGTCCGCTCTCTGATCGATGAGGATATGGCCAAGAGCACAGGGGACGGCATCAGAATCACTTCCTTCGGTAAGAGGGTATCCGACCTGTACATAGATCCCGCCTCTGCATCCATCCTCAGGGAAGCCGTGACCAAAATCGACGATAATACCGAGATTCTCCCAATCCTGCTGGCAGCAGCGATGACCCCTGATGTCCTCGGCATGTATCCGAAGAAGGCCGACATGGACAGACTCAATACTGTCGGCGACGAGATTTGGGACCACATGCTGGTGGATCCCGACGACATAGAGGATTATGACGAGGAATACTTCAACAGCGACCTGAAGGTAGCGCTTCTTATCAACGACTGGATCGAGGAGATGGACGAGGATGCCATGACGGACACCATGGGCATAGGTCCTGGAGACATCAGGTCCAAGGTCGACATGATGGATTGGATCATCTACGCGATGAGCGAGATAGCATACATGTTCAACCCCTCCGCTATCAAGAAGATCCGCCCTCTGATGACCCGTGTCAGATACGGTGTGAAGGATGAGCTCATTGACCTTGTCGCATTCAGAGGTGTGGGAAGGAACAGAGCAAGGATACTGTTCAACCACGGGATTCGCTCCAGATCGGATGTGGCAGCCATAAGCGAGGCGGAACTGGCCAACATCCCCAAGATCGGTTCCGTACTGGCCTCGAAGATGAAAGAGCAGGCAGGCGGAAGTGTCGAGGTCATCGAGAATGTATCGCCCTCTGAAGAGGAAGCGATGTTCGAGGAGATGGCAGCTGATTACGGTGAGATCCAGGTACAGGAAGAGAAACCCAAAAAGAAAGACAAGACAAAAAAGGCCGAAGAGGATGGTCGCAAACAGACCAACCTCTTCGATTTCTGATTATCACTGAGAGAGGATCCTCTCAACATCCTCAACCGAGTTACCACACTTGATCGGGGGTGCGCAGTTGTCGATGATTGCATTGGGATCCTTCAGACCGTTTCCGGTACAGATGCAGACCACACGCTCATCCTTGTCAGCCACTCCGAGGTTGATGAGCTTCCTGAGTCCTGCAACGGATGCAGCGGATGCGGGCTCGACGCAGACACCCTCTTTCCTTCCAAGGAGCTGCTGTGCCTCGATGATCTCCTGGTCAGTGACTGTGGTACAGTATCCTCCGGTGGAGTATATGGCCTTCAGTGCCTTCCTTCCGCTGACAGGGTTTCCGATCCTGATCGCAGTAGCGATGGTCTCGGGGTTGTGCTCGGGCTCAAAGTTCTCGTTCTTCGCTGCGAATGCTCTTGCGACGGGTGCGGCACCTTCAGCCTGGATACCGGTGAGCATCGGGATCTTGTCTATCCATCCGACCTCCTTCAGCTCCATGCATGCCTTGTATACGGCCCAGATGTTCGCCGCGTTTCCTACAGGCAGGATGATCCTATCTGGAATCTCGTAGTTCAACTGGTCCATGATCTCAAAGAGGACTGACTTCTGTCCCTCGGGACGGTAGGGGTTGATGGAGTTGAGAAGGTACAGTTTCCTCTCGTCCGCCATCTTCCTTGCCAGTGCGAGTGCGTCATCGAAGTTTCCATCGATGGCCAGTACCTTTGCTCCGAAGAACAGTGCCTGAGCGAGCTTTCCCATAGCGACGTTTCCGTCAGGCAGGAACACAGCACACTTCATTCCGGCCTTGGCAGCGTATGCTGCGAGTGCCGCTGAGGTGTTTCCAGTGGATGCGCATCCGACTGTGGTAGCTCCGAGCTC
This is a stretch of genomic DNA from Thermoplasmata archaeon. It encodes these proteins:
- a CDS encoding hydrogenase maturation nickel metallochaperone HypA, producing MHEVSVVATLVDAVIKELQKYKVTKVNSVTVTIGDLTNLGEEQMSFAYEIVTRGTILEGSEFIIEHEPIELECKTCNFRGPAKILKDPDFDTHSIPVLACPACGGPVNVVKGQSCVVKCMDIEEAE
- the hypD gene encoding hydrogenase formation protein HypD; the encoded protein is MFKYRDEQTAKKILEGIKNMGVEAKFMHICGTHQDTIVRFGLEQMLNDVGIEIAQGPGCPVCVTTSQEIADAITLARNGVTVTAFGDLMRVPTTIGSLFQAKSEGADVRIVYSIDDAVQMARDQPDKPLVFVGVGFETTAPSTCVPLHKDKCPENFSIYSCHRICPPVLKTIFDLGESHIQGLIEPGHVAVVTGTDMFKPFSEGPYNMPQVVSGFEPLDLLMSVYMLCKQIRDGRHEVENEYTRLVRKEGNPIAMKLIEDTFDPVDRHWRGFPLVPKSALALKPQFADHDATKVHEDILKNTPEVDAEAKGCKCGDVLRGLIKSEQCPMFGKVCKPTNPMGPCMVSAEGNCSISYRLGNKRL
- a CDS encoding DEAD/DEAH box helicase, with the translated sequence MRVDELEISDRVAEALMDKGFVNLHPPQAEAIPIALRGDNLVVAIPTASGKSLIGYIPALELMVSKGKKVLYIVPLKALASEKKDDFDRFKELGIRTHMSTGDLDSDDRNLADADVLVATSEKADSMIRHGSEWMKDVGLVIADEIHLIHDPGRGPTLEVILTKLMRRNRDLQIIALSATMSNAFDLAEWLHAKLVESDWRPIPLKEGVYYDGRIKFDDGTSREVGSDGEDVWSIVKQAIQDGGQSLIFVNSRRSTEALAVKYSKKMSELAGRSLTQAEAALLEGDSESTATGRKLSSCVKCGIAFHNAGLTSRQRKYVEDNFRNGQIKCIVATPTLAAGINLPARRVVVRDTTRYETNYGNSPISVMEIKQMCGRAGRPGYDPYGEAVLIAKSETDFDHLMEDYVQHDTERLTSKLFNEKILRSHVLGLLATGDADSEESIIDFLKETFFGTVSQLFGIESVVEGIVRSLIDEDMAKSTGDGIRITSFGKRVSDLYIDPASASILREAVTKIDDNTEILPILLAAAMTPDVLGMYPKKADMDRLNTVGDEIWDHMLVDPDDIEDYDEEYFNSDLKVALLINDWIEEMDEDAMTDTMGIGPGDIRSKVDMMDWIIYAMSEIAYMFNPSAIKKIRPLMTRVRYGVKDELIDLVAFRGVGRNRARILFNHGIRSRSDVAAISEAELANIPKIGSVLASKMKEQAGGSVEVIENVSPSEEEAMFEEMAADYGEIQVQEEKPKKKDKTKKAEEDGRKQTNLFDF
- a CDS encoding threonine synthase — its product is MAEHKVICWDCGAEVYDPFVNTCPKCGGLLTVKMDLEKVKEMKPQDLHKTQIGVWRYAPFMPVDPAHKVSIQEGGTPLYSTQALGEEIGCKNTFVKFEGLNPTGSFKDRGMTIGVSHAKELGATTVGCASTGNTSAALAAYAAKAGMKCAVFLPDGNVAMGKLAQALFFGAKVLAIDGNFDDALALARKMADERKLYLLNSINPYRPEGQKSVLFEIMDQLNYEIPDRIILPVGNAANIWAVYKACMELKEVGWIDKIPMLTGIQAEGAAPVARAFAAKNENFEPEHNPETIATAIRIGNPVSGRKALKAIYSTGGYCTTVTDQEIIEAQQLLGRKEGVCVEPASAASVAGLRKLINLGVADKDERVVCICTGNGLKDPNAIIDNCAPPIKCGNSVEDVERILSQ